The Mercenaria mercenaria strain notata chromosome 6, MADL_Memer_1, whole genome shotgun sequence genome contains the following window.
TATTTCCATGAAAACTAAAGAAGTTATCAAAATCTTACAGTAATTAATTCTAATGGTTTTAATCTTTAGACTGCTGGTgggaagtgattctgcctttgtgaccagtgcagaccaagattagcctgcacgtcAGAggacaccccttcaaataatgaatggtattgcccaaactgaatgatggaccagttcatttcagaaatttagcagggtaaaggctaataagttaaattatatttttcctctaatatattcatgaataaacacaaaacaaaacagttcAGAAATAGCAGGAAGAAATGCACTGGCTCCAGTTTCTATCAATATTTGCATTCAGACCCCTGAAAAAATAAGGTTATGACCCCCAACATATAATGACCAAAGGCAATGTTTCCTATAAAGTTAAATGTCTGTGGGCTTAGAGCATTCTCCGGCAACTGGCAGGAAAGGCACAAGAACTGAAAGATTCAGTGGTAACCTTGTGACCACAGACAATGGTATTGTAAGTATAACTGACCCAGAAGCAAGAATTCTCCTGTTGTTGATCAGAGGCCATCTTAACTCTCCATATCATTCTTACatttacctttgacctaatgacctaaaaaAAAACCAGCAGGGGTCATCTTTTCCCCATATTTACGTTACTAGAATACAACATTATTCCGTTTGGACAATTGAAACTACAGGAAACATTAAACAAAAGCACCAccttgcaggtgcagatgctcatctgatttttttttgtctctgtataacagaaatattgtctcactcatgattttctaagtccaaaaggggccatagttcttgcaaaaagcaggatagagttatgtttcttgctgtacagactcagcttttgatggtgaacaagtgttacaagttttagatagctttgatagtttaggagaaaagctgacctaaacattaaacttaaccaggcaataactcagcattttttttctctcaaaaattcagatgagctaataaaatgacttgaaattaTATCATCTGGTCATCACTGATTTGACCAAAATGTCATACTTATAAACAGGTGTTACTCTACATCACAAGATCCATTAATAAAGAGTTATTCTGCTTAGTACATTAAGCTACAGAATGCACTTACACTTTCATAACCTCCTCTACAGCCTCCTTAGATACACGCATTCCTGCAAAGTGTGTAAAACGTTTCTTCACTAAATTCACAGGCAATGAGTAGTTCGATTTCTGTCTAGGCTTCCTCTCAACTTTCTTACGCCTGTAAAATAGTTTAAGactacaagaaaatatttaaattgtaacAACTGTTTTCATTCACCatggaaaatttacaatatacaAAGGTAAATTTATTACTGTAAGTTATGAAAACTGATTTGAAATCCTGTCAAATAGTTTAACTATTCCTCTAGGAATAAGTTACTGTTGTTGAATCCTATCATAAGATGTGGAAAtctagttgtttttttgtttgttttgggtttaacgccatttttcaacagtatttcagtcatgtaacggcgggcagttaacctagccagtgttcctgaattctgtaccagtacaaacctgttctccgcaagtaactgccaacttccccacatgaatcagaggtggaggactaatgatttcacacacaatgtagtttatcaaatagtctaggagagcatacgccccgcccgaggatcgaactcacgaccccgcgatccgtagaccaacgctcttacctaatGAGCTAAGGGGAtgggctgtttttttttttaattaacttttatcctgctggcagcaagtgattctgcatatgcaaccagtgcaggccaagatcaaccttcacatccgcgcagtctgaacatggtctgcactgttcgctatccagtcagtaaattttcagtgaacactcctacgaataataaatggtactgcccaaatttaatgatggaccagtctattttaaaaatttagcagggtaaaggttaaagaaactTGAGAGGGCTATACAAGATGCTAGTGAACAATTTTGGTGAAgttccatcaagcggttcatggggggcttttttctaattttagcccTGGCCATCCCAAAATGGGGTCAAGCAGAACAATTTGAAGAATCATAAGAGAAGACCTTATAAGGCTGCCACAGATTACGTTTAGTGACGATCCAACAAGTGTTCATGAGAAgttttttaaaggattttttcaCCTTTTACAGCTCTGGTGACATCTAGGGCCAAGTTAAACCACTGCAAAAACTTGAAAGAGGTCCATGCACGGATGTTACAGATCAAGTTTGTTGTACTGAAGACAAGCTGTGTCAGAGGAGAAGGTTTTAAGTAAAAGTCTTCATGCAGGATGACTGATAAGAACCATCATCCTCTGCTAATACTAGCACGCCCTGAACTAAGTTTTTTCTAAAGGTCTAAGTTTTTTAAGAAGGTGgtgattatttttttatgtcCAGTGTGTGCCCTGAGCATAAACTGTACGTACTTTGGGACAGTTTCTGCAATCTGGGATGAAGCAGCCTGCTGACTTTGTATTGAGTTTACGTCTCTATGATCTTCATCCATCtgtaaaatatgtaagttaacatTGACTGATACAAAAAATCACACTGTTCATAAGAGAAGttgaaaaaattccaaaaaaaacaaactttactaTGATTAAAGTTTCTTTGTAGTAAATAGCGCACTAGTGGAATATTCCTTCTTTGCCATAAAGTCTCTCTAAATGCTGTCAGTcattgaaaatgttaaatatttttgtttaatattcacTTCATTTTGGTATGTTGGATTTGGACATTCTTACAGGCAGTTCAAGTTGTTTTCTTCAATTCTTAGATAAATATCTTGCATAgaaattaaacagaaatattcaagacaaacttattaaaaaacaagagctgtctccataggatgacacatgcccacgatggcactttgaatgaatagttaaggccgatgttagagtttaggacctttgacctacggaccagggtgttgcgcgcgacacgttgtcttactgtgccacacattcatgcgtagttattttaaaatccatgcatgaatgacaaagatatggaccagacacgcccatcattgcactatcatgaaatatgacctttaacgtctaaatgtgaccttgacttttgagctacggaccttggtcttgcgcgcgacatgtcgtcttactgtggtacacattcatgcccaataattttaaaatccatgcatgaatgacaaagatatggaccggacacgcccatcaatgtactatcatgaaatatgacctttagcgtctaagtgtgaccttgacctttaagctacagacctgggtcttgcgcgcgacacgtcgtcttactgtgccccacttttatgcgtagttacttgaaaatccatccatggatgacaaagatatggaccggacacgcccatcaatgcactatcatgaaaaatgacctttaacgtctaagtgtgaccttgacctttgagctacggacctgggtcttgcgcgcgacacgtcgtcttactgtggttcacattcatgccaagttatttgaaaatccatccatggatgacaaagatatggaccgaccacaaaaattgcggacagaccgacagacaattcaaaaactatatgcctcccttcgggggcataaaaaaactcTTAAAAGGCCAAAACAATACTTTAAATAATTCAACCAGAAAAATTGAGTTTTCTGGCAATTTCTGAAATCCAGCCCATAGTTTCAGGTCAGGACAATGGAGAGCAGTCAAGACAaaacttatttgatattataaatgCCTGTAAATCTGCCTAAGATGCACTTTCATGTGAATGTGATGTCACATATGAATAAATGCTTACAAGACACTTTCATTTTTAATGGGTTTTACATCACACCCCTGTATTTGTAATAGATTATATGGTGACATCCCAGTTTTTAATGGTCGGGGGAAGACTCCAGGTGTCCATCAAAGCATTATTTCAGGCGAAGACAGGGATCTGGTTAGAACCAGCGACTGTCCACATGCCacatggatggcttcctcacatgaaagaattctacactgtAAGCAAGGTTTAAACCCCAAGGGCTGATGGGGCAAGTCATCTAAAGTTAGAGCCCTTAACAACTCGGCCtgggagcccccccccccccaactaaAGTTTCACTTaggtattttgaaatgttatacagCAAACCTCATCTTGCCACTGCCCATCATCACCAGTATCTCTATCACCATCTTCATCAACAACATGGTCATCTCCAGCAGTAGTATCTTTATTTGTTTTAGAATTTACATCCAAATTATCCTGTCCTACACGAGATACTGATGCCATGTTCTGGGTTGAAGCTATTTGTGGTGAGAAATTCACTGTATTGTTTGGTAATGTATGTACCATGtctgaaaataacaaatatcaaataaagaacttttaataTCCCTGTCTACAGCAATTTGCCTTACACGATTAGATGAGGATCAAGGACTGAACCAAGCCATCTGTTTAAGAGTCCTCATGTAAGCTCCACTTGTATTGAGctgtgcaatgagaaaaccaaatgaactagtgcatttgcgaccagcatggatccagatcagcttGCGCATCCaggcagtctggtcagaatccatgctgttcactaacagtttctctaattgcaataggctttgaaagcgaacagtatggatcctgaccagactgcgcagatgtgcaggctgtctggatccatgctgactgcaactgcactatgttggttttctcatggcgcagttttaaagtttaaacaaagtCTACTTTTTCTGCATAAAAAGCAACACCAGTAATCTGAAGTTGAAACAAATTATTATAGTACTGATTAATACTATTATGCTAGAATATTAACTGAACTATAGATGTCTGCAGACTGCCCTTGTGCGTATTAATTCTGTAGAATTAATTCCACAAAATACTAggtattcttttttttaatggtggaggaagaccccaggtgcccctctgagcATTattaccttccgtaagccagctggatggcttcctcacatgaagaattcaacgccccaagtgaggctcgaacccacatcgatgaggggcaagtgatttgaagtcagcaaccttaaccactcggccacggaggcccctactaGGTATTCAATCATAGCATCCATATTGCTACAGTATATCAACCGTGCATACATTACAATAATACAGTCAATGATCATAAAGTTAGTTTGCACAAGGGATCAAAATATCTTCATTAGGAGACAAGCAGCTTGTTTGCTTGCTGTTGAATAgctcaagatttttttttatcaatttacaaacgAAAATATGTCAGTTCCAACATCtgcatatatgtaaatgtaaatctCGAAATACACTGACCTGCTGCCTCAGACCTAAATATTCTTTTGTACCACATGATATTTGGTATCTTGACTCGAACATGTTTATTTATGCTTACTATAATTAAATGGTTTGCTATTGTTAAGGTTTCATAACTTGTAGACTGAATGGCATAtttaatttaacccttagcctgctgcaggcgaattaaacagcctttgcaaacagcttggaaccagatcagacgccgattaaattggcgtctgatcaggttccaagctgtttgctactctgacaatatttcttccaattttggagcaaattgaatgaactttacaattttagcagacgacatttccagcagaccaCAATtgatctagcatgctaaaggttaataaaccAGTAGAGACATGGTTCATTTTTCTAatgttacttttttttataatacaaaatatttgtaaactaCATGTATACAGAATGCTTACATCACTTAAAATGGTATATTAACTAAGTAGGATGACAATAATATTCAACATGTCAGGTTTTATACTATGCCTTACTATCCACTATATCTGGAATAACAAAtatgtttagttttgttttaaaatattttttaaacataaccatttttacagcgtaattctcacaTACCACCACAGAAATAAAATGCAAACGTTAAAACAACCTACTTCCAGGTTAACATGCAGACATTTATCAGTGCAGAAGAAACACTTGTACAATATGAACATACCTGGAGCAAATGCCCGTGCTGCAACTACAGGAGATGCTGGTACACTTTTACTTGGGGTTTGAACCATTGACATCGACCTATTCTGTgaagaccttgacctttttaaTCTTCGACTCTCTCTTCTCTGACTTTCTGGGGTTTGTGATTTTCTTGAAGATGGCTTAAGTTCCAGACTACTTGGGGACTCAATCATATTGCTTGCTCCAGAAGACAACACAGGAGAAGGGGTCACAGTTTGCAATGGGGTCGAATCCTTGTGTCTGGACTGTCTTGCTGAACTTCCTGGGGTCATATTTCTAGAACCACCTGTAACAGGGGTCACGGTTTGCTGAGAGGTTAGATCTCTTAACATCATCGACTGCCTTGACGAGTTTCTTGATGACACACTTCTGATACTGCTTGCAGGAGATACAGATGTAGACTGGTTATCTCTATTTGAAGGCATTAAAACTCTAGAACTAGACGTCCTTGTTGAACTGGATGGTGTCACACTTCTTGGACTATTTCTAGGTGAAACAATTGGAGACGGTGTGACCGCAGGGAGAATGTCATTATCATCTACATGTGTATTCATTGTTGCATTTCTCTGTGTTGATGTTATCCTGGGTGAGAAGTTACCTGAGATGTTTGGTAAGCTGTGTTGGTGGAGCTTTTCTGTAAATGTAACAAGAGGTCCTACACTGCTCAATAGTTTTGGTTGATGGTCAACTAAAGACCATTCAtataaattatcttaaaattaggccagcagtttcaaagatgattttcaaacttttccacaCTGCCATAAAGAGAAAACATTAAACTATTCAAAATAACTTTTAGGAATTTGGTAGTTtcattcatgaaactttgctcaGAAAGTCATTTCTGagtagattttcaaatttttccatcGTTTAATTTCATCAGCAcaaaactttgttgtttttgacAAAATGGCTGTTTTGTGAGAACgtaaattcatggattttcaatttttgaaaataaaaaaaaattcataatttcCACATGAATAGATCtagtatatcatttttttcttacatgtgaaaccttCATGTGTCAAACAGAGCTACCCTTTTTACTGAATTTGCAATCTACGCCACTGGAGATTAGCATGTGCCAATTATTGACCGTGTTATCTATAACCATACAACCCCTAATTTGCAGGACTtaatgaaactgtgaaatattcaataagagaAGTCAGCGCCAACTAAAAAGTGTCGAAAGTTTTTTAACCGTATCACCTAGGATATAGTtttgcacaattagcattcataataAAAACAAGTATAAAGTTCATCACATTCATCATCTGATTGTGTTTCAAACAAGAACTAGTGAAAAACTATTATACATTTGAGCCatgccgtgggaaaaccaacatagtggctttgcgaccagcatggatccagaccagactgcgcggatgctcaggctccatgctgttcgctaacagtttctccaattccaataggctttaaaagcgaacagcatggagcctgaccagactgcgcggatgcgcaggctggtctggatccatgctggtcgcatacccactatgttggttttcccatggcacggctcatttactgaTTGTATGTTGctaaaatgtgtttttgcacACGATTGCCAGACTTTCATCCGAATGTCAGTTTTTGCCAAATGAATGCGCATCTGtttctaaaattacaagctgtgTTGAACTTTTGCATGTGTTATTTCCAGCCGAGAAACATGTAATGTGAATTAAGTAATAATGCATCGGACACAAATCAAAAgcaaataatttctaatattaaACTGTCCAAAAGTAGTAGTGGTACATGTCAGTAAATATAAACACTGAAGGGTGGGggccaaaaaaaaatcaaataacagccgcACCATAGTGGGACTGACATGAAacgctacgtcaaacttctatttttagtatctacttttactttgacaagcatgtTTTAAACAAACCACTGGTAACCATTTTGTTCTGACGCATActtatgtttatcgttgatggagcctccatgaactacacgaaagctgcaggtcaTTACTGCTGCATGCACTCAACTACGGACCAGATGAGATGGCTATGGTGTCTTTTCTGGTGACATTAAGTACAATTTACATTGTGGGTATAATTTGTTCATTGAGACTTAGTTTTCTGGTTGAGCTGAACCGCGAAttcaaaaacgaaaataaatcccccacaaataataattatttcacagtatggCTACAAGGGATGAAATATATGGTCAGCAAATGGACATTTATTTATACCAAGGACTTTAGAAATGAAGGTTTTCAAGCCTCACTCCCTAGCAGACAAGTTTTGTTAAACAGTTATAAATGGCCAGAAGGAATCTGACAGAGTTAGTAAAGGAAAACTGACCTGAATTTAATTTAGACGAACTAGGCGAGAAGGCATTTGAACAAGGATCCCAAAGGAACACTAGAGTGAAGTTCACATTGTTGTTTAAATGTCCTTTAAAGAAACTGTGGAGGGTGGATAGACAGATCAGGGGATTCATTAAGGGCTGAGGTCTGAAGCCCCAGCTACATTGCCTGTAGCAAAAAAGTTCTAAATAGGATACAACTTTAACATAATTACAAAATCTGACCGTTCTGACCTTCACCTTTTAGGTATTGGAACCTTAATCAAATGCTGTATGCTCAAAGACCAATattatgtgaggtttgatgattatAAGGGCAGTAGTTAAGGGAATGTTAAAACTGAGAAATATGCCATAAACTTTTAACCAAAACTATCTGACCAGAGTGGTCCTGACCTTTGGAGTACACCTGAACCATAATCATACAAAGTCTGCCACTTAAAAAGTCAAAGtcttaaacaaatacataaaatacttaGTATAGGCAGTATTTAAGAAGAAATATTGAAATGAGAAGCTTTCCATAAAACTTGCAATTTCAAACTAGGATGATCTTTGGAGAGTCAAGCTGAACATTAATTTTCCAtatcaaaatatgcatttttacaaaCCTCTTTGTGAAATTTCTAACTTCTGAGCAGTGTACAACTCATCTACATCTTCATTATAAGACCCCTTTCTAGCAGGCGAAAGTTCATCGACTAACTTGTCAATCTGTCCACTTGACAATGTAGCGATCATTTCTGAGGTCAGCTTATGCTGCCTAAGTTGACTACGACTTTCACTTTTGATACCATCTGGTGAAaacaagtttgttaaaaaatagtaGTATTAAGCTATGTCATTCGGAATACAAAATCCTCACATTCTTTtacagaatatacatgtatacaaaattaatgaaaatgaatttgaaatctGATGTGTAAATAAGGTCTAATTTCACAAGTATAGGTAATAATAAACTGagaattttctaaaatattcaacATCACTTTTGGAATCCTAAAGTACcagataaaaatatcttaaagcCTAAAAATgaattttgcaatttattttctatttcattatcaCTTTTAAGCCTCTTTTCAAATATGATAAATTCTACCCTTTATGAGTTTATTATACCTGCTGCAGAGTATTCACTTTCATCGTGATGCCCTTGTAACTGATCTACTTCGTAATGTCCCAGATTTTGCCGAGGTGAAAAGTACTTATCAAGAGTCATTTGACTGGGCATTGATCTTCTTTGACTTTCAGATGACCTTCTGTTAGCGCCCCCTGGTGACTGTAGTCTGCTATGATGTCCTTCACTCCATCTCCCCATTCTTCTATGATCTTGGTACCTCCCATCTTGCTGTATAGTTTGCCCTTCCTGAAGGCTTGAGTTATGGTAACTTTTGTCTGAAATCACGGGACTTTTATCCATCTCATTACCTTTCAGTGGCATGGTGTATTCTTCCCAGTCTGGCAACAAGCTGGTACCTGGCAGTGTTTGTGATGGTGGCAATGGTTTGGTTCCCTCTTCATCATCATAATCCGTATCATTTTCACTATCACTGACTCTAGAACCCCCATAGCGACTTTCAGTGCTCCGAGTTTCATTAACTTTCTCTCCAGTAAGTTTCTGTGACAGCCGGTACTGCGAAATTTCTTCTCTCACTGCCTCCGGAATGGAGATTTCAAATTGACCTGCCAAAGGAAATGCTAAGGATTTTGAAGAAATCACAAAATCTCCTTTCTTCTCTACTATTCACATTCAGCGAATATGACTGGTAGCCATCATGATTAACAggaggatttcaataaaacacaacATCAATGATTTAagacatataaaaaaataatgagggataattcatgaaatattagtgtgaGAGTATGGTCCTTCTggcatatgatgtgggtgatgatgaggaataactacttcaagtttaaagcaaatccatcataATTACAGagaagaaagtgtaaaaaaaaactttggggaTGCAGAAAGACGTCAATGCCTATGCCATGGTGAGTAGGTCACcactccatatactttgtatagtcgagctaaaaaattatAGTTGTGTTTTAGCATTTTCAAAATCTACTTTGTATGATGACAGTTTTTCTCGTTATTTTATAATGCAGATGGttgctttttcacaaaaagtttaattttctaTAAGAATACATAAAGTGACCTATATAATGTATAGCGTAAGTTCAATATAGTCTCTCACCTTAACAACCCTGCTTCAAAAGGCCACTACCCAAATCCCACCCAAAGTTTAGAGTCATAAGACTATCCACTATATAATGCAATTTACCTTTGTGATGTAGTGTTCTATGCATACTCGGTTGTGTCTCTGGTACAAAACTCTCTTCATCAGAGGAGGAGGAACGAAATGGACTGCAATAAAATAACAGAAGCAAATGCTATACATTGTACTTTCATAGACAAACACTTGCACTtttgatttaacctttagcctgctgccggcaagtgatcctgcctttgcgaccagtgcagaccaagatcagcctgcacatccgtgcagtctgatcatggtctgcactgttcgctattcagtcagtaaattttcagtgaacaccccttcgaataataaatggtattgcccaaatttaatgatggaccagtccattatagaaatttagcaggctaagggttaattaatctttagcctgctgctggcaagtgattttgccttcaCAACCAGCGCAgagcaagatcagcctgcacaaccatggtctgcactgttcgctattcagtcagcaaattttcactgaacacccctttgaataataaatagtactgcccaaattgatggaccagtccattttagaaattcagcagggtaaaggttaataagatttacaagaatttcaaaatattttgctgctTTGTTTGCCTTCAGAAACTGTGCCTCAATGATTTAGAACTGCATAcaaaaataggttttttttttctctaagttACCTCAATATTCCTTCATACCTTTCTTTAAATCCAAATAAGTCAGTGCACTCAGTTACTGGAAAATATTGCAACAACCTTCTTCATAATACTACCTTACATACACAGCAttatcatttgtttttctaaacaTAAAAACCGGCATtacttttattaaagatatagGTCAAGGTCTTGAACTTGACTAGGTACAATCCTTTAAAGGGAAaagcaatgttgttcttatgttaattccatctgctaggatttctttaagcatttaaagaagtgaaagaattttcaaaatcggcttaagaATGAggaagttatgagcatttaaatatttgatcaaaatggtggtcat
Protein-coding sequences here:
- the LOC123549356 gene encoding uncharacterized protein LOC123549356, producing the protein MSKTPRTLLENYLDASKTQTVKVRRNQHVGLVRTPPEAYSDQRLVRPRVSRTPEPYTHSLLMSHEQHDRMQKYMSKTPEPYMRSASKSRPQHDRVSTLRSKRRSVSNNDVEETPRQLLQGFLESEDTTAPLVRYASRTSQGRLSSSQPALPVNSGRSSLSRPGNWAFDLDSDTPRTLLQKYVLNTTDVIDTPGPREGLPEQHSPDIPIQHDTYHTPSPFRTSSSGSQVVPSPRSARGKTPRSARRKEKFQMSMMDSVNQEVDESIIPPTNPADYQVPSPFRSSSSDEESFVPETQPSMHRTLHHKGQFEISIPEAVREEISQYRLSQKLTGEKVNETRSTESRYGGSRVSDSENDTDYDDEEGTKPLPPSQTLPGTSLLPDWEEYTMPLKGNEMDKSPVISDKSYHNSSLQEGQTIQQDGRYQDHRRMGRWSEGHHSRLQSPGGANRRSSESQRRSMPSQMTLDKYFSPRQNLGHYEVDQLQGHHDESEYSAADGIKSESRSQLRQHKLTSEMIATLSSGQIDKLVDELSPARKGSYNEDVDELYTAQKLEISQREKLHQHSLPNISGNFSPRITSTQRNATMNTHVDDNDILPAVTPSPIVSPRNSPRSVTPSSSTRTSSSRVLMPSNRDNQSTSVSPASSIRSVSSRNSSRQSMMLRDLTSQQTVTPVTGGSRNMTPGSSARQSRHKDSTPLQTVTPSPVLSSGASNMIESPSSLELKPSSRKSQTPESQRRESRRLKRSRSSQNRSMSMVQTPSKSVPASPVVAARAFAPDMVHTLPNNTVNFSPQIASTQNMASVSRVGQDNLDVNSKTNKDTTAGDDHVVDEDGDRDTGDDGQWQDEMDEDHRDVNSIQSQQAASSQIAETVPKRKKVERKPRQKSNYSLPVNLVKKRFTHFAGMRVSKEAVEEVMKVSEKYWDILARDLEAYAKHAGRKQINMSDFVLLFKRQGYVTEKQSLKSLIEKYLPMEEREKLIPVARAGNRIEPKL